The following are encoded in a window of Vespa crabro chromosome 2, iyVesCrab1.2, whole genome shotgun sequence genomic DNA:
- the LOC124422054 gene encoding N-sulphoglucosamine sulphohydrolase isoform X2 → MILTKIVSSAKCNNNSISTSYSFRNIFIVDANPTAEQKNVLLLLADDAGFEMRSYLNKICQSPNLDSLAKESLLFNNAYTSVSSCSPSRAALLTGLPSHENGMYGLHHGVHHFNSFNNIESLPKILQKNNIRTGIIGKKHVGPGNVYPFDFSYTEENNDILQVGRNITKIKLLVREFLSQNKTQPFFLYIAFHDPHRCGHTHPQYGNFCEKFGNGDIGMGTIPDWHPIYYQWDQVKVPYFVQDTEAARRDIAAQYTTISRLDQGVGLVLNELKDAGFKDNTLILYTSDNGIPFPNGRTNLYDSGMAEPMMISSPIHKERRNQVTYAMTSLLDVVPTLLDWYNISYTNEALNKNEVFLPNLTGRSLLPLLVKESQEERSIFASQTHHEVTMYYPMRVIRTKRYKLIHNLNYKMPFPIDQDLYVSPTFEDLLNRTYNKQPLPWYKTLKSYYQRPEWELYNLKYDPEERNNIFSKPSMKGIVTDLQKQLFNWQNVTNDPWLCVPHGVLQNTGDHINNPQCMPLYNID, encoded by the exons atgattcttACTAAGATCGTTTCTAGTGCCAAgtgcaacaacaacagcatcTCTACCAGCTACAGCTTTCGAAACATCTTTATCGTTG ATGCTAATCCTACGGCAGAACAGAAAAATGTGCTTCTACTTTTGg ctgATGATGCTGGGTTTGAAATGAGATCGtacttaaataaaatttgtcaatCACCCAATTTAGATTCCTTAGCAAAAGAAAGTTTGCTATTTAATAATGCATATACTTCAGTTAGCAGCTGTTCTcctag tCGTGCTGCATTATTAACTGGTTTACCAAGTCATGAAAATGGAATGTATGGACTGCACCATGGGGTTCatcattttaattcatttaataatattgaaagtttgccaaaaatattacaaaaaaataatattagaacag gtATAATTGGTAAAAAACATGTAGGTCCAGGAAATGTATATCCATTTGATTTCTCATATACAGAagagaataatgatatattacaaGTAGGacgtaatattacaaaaattaaactTTTAGTTAGAGAGTTTCTTTCACAGAATAAAACGCA accatttttcttatatattgcTTTTCATGATCCACATCGATGTGGTCATACACATCCACAATATGGCAATTTCTGTGAAAAGTTTGGTAATGGAGATATTGGAATGGGTACAATTCCTGATTGGCATCCAATATATTATCAGTGGGATCAGGTAAAAGTACCATATTTTGTACAAGATACTGAAGCTGCTAGGAGAGATATTGCTGCACAATACACAACAATTTCTCGTTTAGATCAAG gcGTAGGCTTGGTTTTAAATGAGCTTAAAGATGCAGgttttaaagataatacttTAATACTTTATACATCTGATAATGGGATTCCATTTCCTAATGGTCGTACTAATCTATATGATTCTG gtATGGCAGAACCTATGATGATTTCATCACCAATCCataaagaacgaagaaatcaAGTAACATATGCTATGACATCTCTACTGGATGTAGTACCTACTTTGTTAGACTGgtataatatatcttatacAAATGAAgcattgaataaaaatgaagtttTTCTACCAAACCTTACAGGCAGATCTCTTCTTCCACTCCTTGTTAaag AGTCACAGGAGGAGAGATCAATTTTTGCTAGTCAAACTCATCATGAAGTTACTATGTATTATCCTATGCGTGTGATTAGAACTAAACGCTATAAATTGAtacataatttaaattataaaatgccCTTTCCAATCGATCAAGATTTATATGTATCTCCAACTTTTGAG gATCTTTTAAACAGAACATATAACAAACAACCTCTTCCATGGTATAAAACATTAAAGTCATATTATCAAAGACCAGAATGGgaattgtataatttaaaatatgatcctgaagaaaggaacaatatattttcgaaGCCATCGATGAag ggCATAGTGACTGATTTACAAAAACAATTGTTCAATTGGCAAAATGTTACTAATGATCCATGGTTATGTGTTCCACATGGAGTCTTACAAAATACTGGTGATCATATAAATAATCCACAGTGTATGcccttatataatatagattag
- the LOC124422054 gene encoding N-sulphoglucosamine sulphohydrolase isoform X1 — protein MSNDVYTDIWYDVIPLHHRPELVKECCKLLNTEWPRSETARLKSLKVSCDEFPTCLVLLDRESRVLGHCKVSLIPKVRHSCYIESVVVDYKSRAQGLGSRLLRGTEEYVARKGFKTVYLITKDANPTAEQKNVLLLLADDAGFEMRSYLNKICQSPNLDSLAKESLLFNNAYTSVSSCSPSRAALLTGLPSHENGMYGLHHGVHHFNSFNNIESLPKILQKNNIRTGIIGKKHVGPGNVYPFDFSYTEENNDILQVGRNITKIKLLVREFLSQNKTQPFFLYIAFHDPHRCGHTHPQYGNFCEKFGNGDIGMGTIPDWHPIYYQWDQVKVPYFVQDTEAARRDIAAQYTTISRLDQGVGLVLNELKDAGFKDNTLILYTSDNGIPFPNGRTNLYDSGMAEPMMISSPIHKERRNQVTYAMTSLLDVVPTLLDWYNISYTNEALNKNEVFLPNLTGRSLLPLLVKESQEERSIFASQTHHEVTMYYPMRVIRTKRYKLIHNLNYKMPFPIDQDLYVSPTFEDLLNRTYNKQPLPWYKTLKSYYQRPEWELYNLKYDPEERNNIFSKPSMKGIVTDLQKQLFNWQNVTNDPWLCVPHGVLQNTGDHINNPQCMPLYNID, from the exons ATGTCAAATGatgtatatacagatatatggTACGATGTTATTCCACTTCACCATAGGCCAGAATTAGTTAAAGAATGTTGTAAATTGCTCAATACAGAATGGCCAAGAAGTGAAACAGCTCG acTAAAGTCTTTGAAGGTATCTTGCGACGAGTTTCCTACATGTTTGGTTTTATTAGATAGAGAAAGTCGAGTTCTTGGCCATTGTAAAGTATCTTTGATACCTAAAGTACGTCATAGCTGTTACATTGAATCAG ttgtAGTCGATTACAAGTCCAGAGCTCAAGGATTGGGATCTAGATTGTTACGTGGGACGGAAGAATACGTGGCAAGGAAAGGTTTCAAAACAGTATACTTGATAACAAAAG ATGCTAATCCTACGGCAGAACAGAAAAATGTGCTTCTACTTTTGg ctgATGATGCTGGGTTTGAAATGAGATCGtacttaaataaaatttgtcaatCACCCAATTTAGATTCCTTAGCAAAAGAAAGTTTGCTATTTAATAATGCATATACTTCAGTTAGCAGCTGTTCTcctag tCGTGCTGCATTATTAACTGGTTTACCAAGTCATGAAAATGGAATGTATGGACTGCACCATGGGGTTCatcattttaattcatttaataatattgaaagtttgccaaaaatattacaaaaaaataatattagaacag gtATAATTGGTAAAAAACATGTAGGTCCAGGAAATGTATATCCATTTGATTTCTCATATACAGAagagaataatgatatattacaaGTAGGacgtaatattacaaaaattaaactTTTAGTTAGAGAGTTTCTTTCACAGAATAAAACGCA accatttttcttatatattgcTTTTCATGATCCACATCGATGTGGTCATACACATCCACAATATGGCAATTTCTGTGAAAAGTTTGGTAATGGAGATATTGGAATGGGTACAATTCCTGATTGGCATCCAATATATTATCAGTGGGATCAGGTAAAAGTACCATATTTTGTACAAGATACTGAAGCTGCTAGGAGAGATATTGCTGCACAATACACAACAATTTCTCGTTTAGATCAAG gcGTAGGCTTGGTTTTAAATGAGCTTAAAGATGCAGgttttaaagataatacttTAATACTTTATACATCTGATAATGGGATTCCATTTCCTAATGGTCGTACTAATCTATATGATTCTG gtATGGCAGAACCTATGATGATTTCATCACCAATCCataaagaacgaagaaatcaAGTAACATATGCTATGACATCTCTACTGGATGTAGTACCTACTTTGTTAGACTGgtataatatatcttatacAAATGAAgcattgaataaaaatgaagtttTTCTACCAAACCTTACAGGCAGATCTCTTCTTCCACTCCTTGTTAaag AGTCACAGGAGGAGAGATCAATTTTTGCTAGTCAAACTCATCATGAAGTTACTATGTATTATCCTATGCGTGTGATTAGAACTAAACGCTATAAATTGAtacataatttaaattataaaatgccCTTTCCAATCGATCAAGATTTATATGTATCTCCAACTTTTGAG gATCTTTTAAACAGAACATATAACAAACAACCTCTTCCATGGTATAAAACATTAAAGTCATATTATCAAAGACCAGAATGGgaattgtataatttaaaatatgatcctgaagaaaggaacaatatattttcgaaGCCATCGATGAag ggCATAGTGACTGATTTACAAAAACAATTGTTCAATTGGCAAAATGTTACTAATGATCCATGGTTATGTGTTCCACATGGAGTCTTACAAAATACTGGTGATCATATAAATAATCCACAGTGTATGcccttatataatatagattag
- the LOC124422054 gene encoding N-sulphoglucosamine sulphohydrolase isoform X3 — MSNDVYTDIWYDVIPLHHRPELVKECCKLLNTEWPRSETARLKSLKVSCDEFPTCLVLLDRESRVLGHCKVSLIPKVRHSCYIESVVVDYKSRAQGLGSRLLRGTEEYVARKGFKTVYLITKDANPTAEQKNVLLLLADDAGFEMRSYLNKICQSPNLDSLAKESLLFNNAYTSVSSCSPSRAALLTGLPSHENGMYGLHHGVHHFNSFNNIESLPKILQKNNIRTGIIGKKHVGPGNVYPFDFSYTEENNDILQVGRNITKIKLLVREFLSQNKTQPFFLYIAFHDPHRCGHTHPQYGNFCEKFGNGDIGMGTIPDWHPIYYQWDQVKVPYFVQDTEAARRDIAAQYTTISRLDQGVGLVLNELKDAGFKDNTLILYTSDNGIPFPNGRTNLYDSGMAEPMMISSPIHKERRNQVTYAMTSLLDVVPTLLDWYNISYTNEALNKNEVFLPNLTGRSLLPLLVKESQEERSIFASQTHHEVTMYYPMRVIRTKRYKLIHNLNYKMPFPIDQDLYVSPTFENI; from the exons ATGTCAAATGatgtatatacagatatatggTACGATGTTATTCCACTTCACCATAGGCCAGAATTAGTTAAAGAATGTTGTAAATTGCTCAATACAGAATGGCCAAGAAGTGAAACAGCTCG acTAAAGTCTTTGAAGGTATCTTGCGACGAGTTTCCTACATGTTTGGTTTTATTAGATAGAGAAAGTCGAGTTCTTGGCCATTGTAAAGTATCTTTGATACCTAAAGTACGTCATAGCTGTTACATTGAATCAG ttgtAGTCGATTACAAGTCCAGAGCTCAAGGATTGGGATCTAGATTGTTACGTGGGACGGAAGAATACGTGGCAAGGAAAGGTTTCAAAACAGTATACTTGATAACAAAAG ATGCTAATCCTACGGCAGAACAGAAAAATGTGCTTCTACTTTTGg ctgATGATGCTGGGTTTGAAATGAGATCGtacttaaataaaatttgtcaatCACCCAATTTAGATTCCTTAGCAAAAGAAAGTTTGCTATTTAATAATGCATATACTTCAGTTAGCAGCTGTTCTcctag tCGTGCTGCATTATTAACTGGTTTACCAAGTCATGAAAATGGAATGTATGGACTGCACCATGGGGTTCatcattttaattcatttaataatattgaaagtttgccaaaaatattacaaaaaaataatattagaacag gtATAATTGGTAAAAAACATGTAGGTCCAGGAAATGTATATCCATTTGATTTCTCATATACAGAagagaataatgatatattacaaGTAGGacgtaatattacaaaaattaaactTTTAGTTAGAGAGTTTCTTTCACAGAATAAAACGCA accatttttcttatatattgcTTTTCATGATCCACATCGATGTGGTCATACACATCCACAATATGGCAATTTCTGTGAAAAGTTTGGTAATGGAGATATTGGAATGGGTACAATTCCTGATTGGCATCCAATATATTATCAGTGGGATCAGGTAAAAGTACCATATTTTGTACAAGATACTGAAGCTGCTAGGAGAGATATTGCTGCACAATACACAACAATTTCTCGTTTAGATCAAG gcGTAGGCTTGGTTTTAAATGAGCTTAAAGATGCAGgttttaaagataatacttTAATACTTTATACATCTGATAATGGGATTCCATTTCCTAATGGTCGTACTAATCTATATGATTCTG gtATGGCAGAACCTATGATGATTTCATCACCAATCCataaagaacgaagaaatcaAGTAACATATGCTATGACATCTCTACTGGATGTAGTACCTACTTTGTTAGACTGgtataatatatcttatacAAATGAAgcattgaataaaaatgaagtttTTCTACCAAACCTTACAGGCAGATCTCTTCTTCCACTCCTTGTTAaag AGTCACAGGAGGAGAGATCAATTTTTGCTAGTCAAACTCATCATGAAGTTACTATGTATTATCCTATGCGTGTGATTAGAACTAAACGCTATAAATTGAtacataatttaaattataaaatgccCTTTCCAATCGATCAAGATTTATATGTATCTCCAACTTTTGAG AACATATAA